One part of the Enterococcus sp. DIV1094 genome encodes these proteins:
- a CDS encoding DUF1430 domain-containing protein codes for MTSPLLYEVFLAYLYFSYFFLFMMKKIYRGLFIVTVLSFLYAISFIGNEGIKSAIPNAHSGIMIEEASGTIQEVNQTISAYAKKHQIAIHKLVFRMGESGETIKEIYTFDQTERSEYSFTPIKSDVNTYFYDYTEMKNQDVLGTYIVTEAPPSEMVADFYEQGIKLEIEEIKWFYLLTAGLLMSIGQLFLILFVFVILALLFYKASLRKKIGILEMLGRRWLKGSIKDSFIDSAIYTFIIVAFSWGFPQLQFLYLPIFFWGLLMIWVLQLFTSWVIFSFGTISDKIKGRKPYRLLFRLNILLKIVIFTFVTVQASTLSNKVMETRELERQLSQWTRVPDYYHLGFSRDTSLLVDLAKSKEVRQKEQVSINSRLLPLLEQSEQAGGIFLRDNELGHNSPTLSYIQNDAFWLSNHQAIQEFAIKDANGQSIDALDDSFFYLLIPENKRMYTEMIIPEAEAELDFYQNSFEYETKAYEGELKILYTQANQVLFNYNFQPYEKIFSSNPIIVSMSLPLIQPNIEIWLQDISNGTYLFRDPQLVQEFIEENHMEHDFYGLIAVKDSINQVLVSVRREYYTTVSILFLILIGFVFVQIYLSLVYVEMNKKKLFLKYITGWTLLQRHHKYYMKVLGISGVVALILSFIHHAWWQILILLLLFESCVLLFATYFSEKRKRLEVIKYD; via the coding sequence ATGACTTCGCCACTATTGTACGAAGTGTTTTTAGCTTATTTATATTTTAGCTACTTTTTTCTATTCATGATGAAAAAAATCTATCGAGGATTATTTATAGTTACAGTGTTAAGTTTCCTTTATGCGATTTCTTTTATTGGAAATGAGGGGATAAAGAGTGCGATCCCCAATGCTCATTCCGGTATTATGATCGAAGAAGCAAGTGGAACGATTCAAGAAGTCAACCAAACGATTTCTGCGTATGCAAAAAAACATCAAATAGCGATACATAAGTTAGTTTTTCGAATGGGCGAGTCCGGTGAGACGATAAAAGAAATTTATACGTTTGATCAAACGGAGCGTTCAGAATACTCTTTCACCCCAATAAAATCGGATGTCAACACATATTTTTATGATTATACAGAGATGAAGAATCAAGATGTGTTAGGTACGTATATAGTAACAGAAGCACCCCCATCTGAAATGGTGGCTGATTTTTATGAGCAAGGGATCAAATTGGAGATTGAGGAGATAAAATGGTTCTATTTGTTGACTGCGGGATTGTTAATGAGTATTGGCCAACTATTTTTGATTTTATTTGTCTTTGTGATCTTAGCTTTATTGTTTTATAAAGCTTCTCTGCGTAAGAAAATCGGTATCCTTGAGATGCTAGGGCGTCGTTGGTTAAAGGGTTCAATCAAGGATAGTTTCATTGATAGTGCGATTTACACCTTCATAATTGTTGCTTTTTCTTGGGGATTCCCACAATTGCAGTTTCTTTATCTACCTATTTTTTTCTGGGGCCTTTTAATGATTTGGGTGCTTCAATTATTTACGAGTTGGGTGATATTTTCGTTTGGTACGATTTCAGATAAGATAAAAGGAAGGAAACCTTACCGATTATTATTTCGTTTGAATATTTTATTAAAGATCGTTATCTTCACATTTGTCACTGTGCAAGCCAGTACGTTATCAAATAAAGTAATGGAGACACGTGAGCTTGAACGACAGCTCTCCCAATGGACAAGAGTTCCTGACTATTATCACTTGGGATTTAGTAGAGACACGAGTTTACTTGTAGATTTGGCAAAAAGTAAAGAGGTGCGACAGAAAGAACAAGTGTCAATCAATTCACGGCTACTTCCTTTGTTAGAACAATCAGAGCAAGCAGGCGGTATTTTTCTGCGGGACAATGAACTTGGCCACAATAGTCCGACACTAAGTTATATTCAAAATGATGCTTTTTGGTTAAGTAACCATCAGGCCATTCAGGAATTTGCTATTAAGGATGCGAATGGTCAATCGATTGACGCATTAGATGATTCTTTTTTCTATCTGCTTATTCCTGAAAATAAGCGAATGTATACAGAAATGATCATTCCAGAAGCCGAAGCTGAACTTGATTTTTATCAAAATTCTTTTGAGTACGAAACGAAAGCATACGAAGGCGAGTTAAAAATTCTTTATACGCAAGCAAATCAAGTCCTTTTTAACTATAATTTCCAACCCTACGAAAAAATTTTTTCTTCTAATCCAATTATCGTCTCCATGTCACTGCCATTGATCCAACCGAATATCGAAATATGGCTCCAGGATATCTCAAATGGCACTTATTTATTTCGAGATCCTCAACTTGTTCAAGAATTTATTGAAGAGAATCATATGGAACATGATTTTTATGGATTGATTGCTGTCAAAGATAGCATCAATCAAGTGCTTGTGAGTGTGAGACGTGAGTATTATACAACCGTAAGCATTCTTTTCCTGATCCTCATTGGTTTTGTGTTCGTCCAGATCTATTTGAGTCTAGTGTATGTAGAAATGAATAAGAAAAAACTATTTCTCAAATATATTACGGGTTGGACACTACTCCAAAGGCATCATAAGTATTACATGAAAGTATTAGGTATTTCTGGGGTTGTCGCGTTGATTCTGTCATTTATCCATCATGCTTGGTGGCAAATTTTAATTTTATTACTACTATTTGAATCATGTGTCCTTCTATTCGCTACGTATTTCTCAGAAAAAAGGAAACGTCTGGAGGTGATCAAATATGATTGA
- a CDS encoding ATP-binding cassette domain-containing protein, translated as MIEAKKISKKYKGKVIFDNVSLQLATGSITVITGSSGVGKTTLLNCLGQLEPIDSGEIWLDNQLLHHKSKKRFFREYAGFLFQNFALIDNETVKQNLKLVVNEEEKMIAALRKFQTEDLLHQKVFRLSGGEQQRVALARLFLQRPKIVFADEPTASLDRGNRQLVIDALKELNEQGVTIVLVTHDLDLAEQLGGQIDMKQLLIKKKL; from the coding sequence ATGATTGAAGCAAAAAAAATCAGTAAAAAGTATAAGGGAAAAGTGATTTTTGACAATGTCTCTTTACAGTTAGCGACTGGTTCGATAACTGTGATCACAGGAAGTAGTGGTGTTGGGAAAACGACGTTATTAAACTGCTTAGGACAACTTGAACCAATTGATTCTGGTGAAATATGGCTCGACAATCAATTACTCCATCACAAAAGTAAAAAACGCTTTTTTCGTGAGTATGCAGGATTTTTATTTCAAAACTTTGCATTGATCGATAATGAAACGGTCAAGCAAAATTTAAAATTAGTAGTAAACGAAGAGGAGAAAATGATTGCTGCGCTTCGTAAGTTTCAAACGGAAGATTTATTGCATCAAAAAGTATTTCGTCTAAGCGGTGGCGAACAACAGCGCGTCGCATTAGCTCGTTTATTTTTACAAAGGCCTAAGATTGTTTTTGCGGATGAACCTACTGCCTCTTTAGATAGAGGGAATCGCCAACTCGTGATCGATGCATTGAAAGAATTGAATGAACAAGGAGTGACGATCGTCTTAGTCACCCATGACTTAGATTTGGCAGAACAGCTAGGTGGGCAAATCGATATGAAACAACTATTGATCAAGAAAAAGTTGTGA
- the rnc gene encoding ribonuclease III, whose amino-acid sequence MDNQLTKELKEKYSIVFHDLNLLEQAFTHSSYVNEHRNLQLSDNERLEFLGDAVLELMVSEYLYRLYPDIPEGKLTKTRAAIVREDSLSKFAKECHFDQYILLGKGEENSGGRTRPALLCDLFEAFLGALYLDQGFDAAHAFIETVIFPKVRAGAFSHEMDHKTKLQEVLQKAGDVLIEYRLINEEGPAHERIFWIEVYVDDRLIGTGQGKSKKLAEQAAAENALAALSK is encoded by the coding sequence ATGGACAATCAGCTAACAAAAGAATTGAAAGAGAAGTATAGCATCGTTTTTCACGATTTAAACTTGCTTGAACAAGCTTTTACCCATTCATCCTATGTGAATGAGCATCGCAATTTGCAACTGTCGGACAACGAACGTCTTGAGTTTTTAGGAGATGCTGTATTAGAGTTGATGGTTTCAGAATATCTGTATCGTTTGTATCCAGATATTCCAGAAGGAAAATTGACCAAAACTCGTGCAGCTATCGTACGTGAAGATAGTTTATCCAAATTTGCCAAGGAATGTCATTTTGATCAGTATATCCTGTTAGGAAAAGGTGAGGAGAACTCTGGTGGACGCACACGTCCAGCACTTCTTTGTGATTTGTTTGAAGCCTTTTTAGGAGCATTGTACCTTGATCAAGGATTTGACGCAGCACATGCGTTTATTGAAACAGTGATTTTTCCGAAGGTTCGTGCAGGTGCTTTTTCCCATGAGATGGATCACAAAACAAAATTACAAGAAGTATTGCAAAAAGCAGGAGATGTATTGATCGAATATCGTTTGATCAACGAAGAAGGGCCAGCACACGAACGTATTTTTTGGATCGAAGTATACGTTGATGATCGGTTGATTGGGACTGGACAAGGAAAATCGAAAAAATTAGCAGAACAAGCTGCTGCTGAGAATGCTTTGGCAGCACTAAGTAAGTGA
- the smc gene encoding chromosome segregation protein SMC, which yields MYLKRIEIAGFKSFADKTIIEFENSVTAVVGPNGSGKSNITEAIRWVLGEQSAKSLRGGKMPDIIFAGSDSRKQLNVAEVTVVLDNSDHYLPLEYSEISVTRRYRRTGESEFFINKQPCRLKDIQELFMDSGLGKESFSIISQGKVEAIFSSKPEDRRGIFEEAAGVLKYKQRKKKAEQKLFETEDNLSRVQDIIHELEEQLTPLAAQSEAAKEFLRLKETLTKTDISLMIAEIKAAKKEWDERQVQLDQFNQSLTSLTTQIQTKEQLLADKRKQNNQADRMIEKNQQTLLALSEKLKQTEGQKEVLLERTKHTQKSSKEYQASLAEVQEKVAHFEDLQATLTQEVSQKEAEIQQAEKALMSTQQELEKYQKSTKELLAELRDQYVDLMQEQATVGNELKYLERQYIQETSKSQQTLAKQSEVEANVAEMSAKQIELTKRHEKLQHALNEVKASLEDVQTKGKKAQDLLAKEQPKMYQLMNQVQQLRARQKSLQEIQENYFGFYQGVRLILQQKQRLSGIVGAVAELIDVPADYTLAIETALGGSAQHVIVENESDARQAITYLKQQKGGRATFLPLTTIKPRQLPAHIFAQAQTVEGFIGIASEQVTYPEQIQTIVHNLLGTILLAKDLASANAIAQQIRYQYRVVSLEGDVMNAGGSMTGGATKRGNQGSLFAQNQELKQLTSEFQQADQELQSQEKKVQALQQEVTVLAEEQERLRTQGEQLRFEEQEVANQRQNVANELTRFEKEQQISSYETRELQQFMENYQKQQKELLTKQQELEVQRQEIDTEISSLSQESDKMEERRAQIQEKQAQEQASLAVLKEQYNHLQIQLRGARVQKNEALAKQEGLEQQLHALTADFSDHELTEESLDQRITDLAAERDRLKASLEEAKVTREEMQTAIDALDTELLAENRKQKGLLTEQSQLEVQKNRAEMILDNHLNYLQTEYQMNYEKACEAYEETTDVANSRVEVASLKQQIDRLGPVNLNAIEQYEQVNERHTFLAAQRDDLLSAKDQLFETMDEMDDEVRTRFKEVFEAIRQEFKIVFPNMFGGGHAELVLTDPTDLLQTGIEIEVQPPGKKLQSLSLLSGGERALTAIALLFSIIRVCPVPFCILDEVEAALDEANVKRFGRYLSEFQDDTQFIVVTHRKGTMVAANVLYGVTMQESGVSKIVSVRMEDINEEGRMSETKV from the coding sequence GTGTATTTAAAACGCATTGAAATAGCCGGCTTTAAATCGTTTGCAGACAAAACAATCATTGAGTTTGAAAATAGCGTCACAGCGGTCGTTGGACCAAACGGTAGTGGGAAAAGCAATATTACCGAGGCCATCCGTTGGGTGCTAGGAGAACAGTCTGCGAAAAGCCTTCGTGGTGGGAAAATGCCGGATATTATTTTTGCCGGTTCTGATTCTCGCAAACAATTGAATGTCGCTGAAGTAACCGTCGTATTAGACAACTCAGATCATTACTTACCACTAGAATATAGTGAGATCAGTGTCACACGTCGTTACCGTCGAACAGGTGAAAGTGAATTTTTCATCAATAAACAGCCTTGTCGTTTGAAAGACATCCAAGAATTATTCATGGATTCAGGTTTGGGTAAAGAATCTTTTTCGATCATCTCTCAAGGGAAAGTCGAAGCGATTTTTAGTAGTAAACCCGAAGATCGACGTGGGATCTTTGAAGAAGCAGCAGGAGTCTTGAAATATAAACAACGCAAGAAGAAAGCGGAGCAAAAGCTTTTTGAAACAGAGGATAATCTAAGCCGTGTCCAAGATATCATCCATGAACTTGAAGAGCAATTAACTCCTTTGGCCGCCCAGAGTGAGGCAGCTAAGGAGTTTTTACGATTAAAAGAAACATTGACAAAGACCGATATCTCCTTAATGATTGCGGAAATCAAGGCTGCAAAAAAAGAGTGGGATGAACGACAAGTACAATTGGATCAGTTCAATCAATCGTTGACGTCATTAACGACACAGATCCAAACGAAAGAACAATTATTAGCAGACAAACGCAAACAAAACAATCAAGCCGATCGCATGATCGAAAAAAATCAACAAACCTTGTTAGCCTTGTCAGAAAAATTGAAGCAAACCGAAGGACAAAAAGAAGTTTTACTTGAGCGAACGAAGCATACCCAAAAAAGCTCAAAAGAATACCAAGCTTCTCTAGCTGAAGTGCAAGAAAAAGTAGCTCACTTTGAAGACTTACAAGCGACATTGACACAAGAAGTAAGTCAAAAAGAAGCAGAGATCCAACAAGCTGAAAAAGCACTGATGAGTACGCAACAAGAGTTGGAGAAATACCAAAAATCAACGAAAGAACTATTGGCAGAACTACGCGATCAGTATGTCGATTTGATGCAAGAACAAGCGACTGTCGGCAATGAATTGAAATATTTGGAGCGTCAATATATCCAAGAAACTTCTAAAAGCCAACAAACATTAGCCAAACAATCAGAAGTGGAAGCCAATGTAGCAGAAATGTCCGCCAAACAAATCGAGCTGACGAAGCGACATGAAAAACTACAGCACGCATTGAATGAGGTCAAAGCTTCACTTGAAGATGTCCAAACCAAAGGGAAAAAAGCGCAAGATCTGTTAGCCAAAGAACAGCCGAAAATGTATCAACTGATGAATCAAGTCCAACAATTACGGGCACGTCAAAAAAGTCTGCAAGAAATCCAAGAAAATTATTTTGGGTTCTATCAAGGTGTTCGGTTGATCTTACAACAAAAACAACGGCTTTCTGGGATCGTTGGTGCAGTTGCTGAGTTGATCGATGTTCCAGCTGATTATACATTAGCCATCGAAACAGCTTTAGGTGGGTCAGCGCAACATGTCATTGTTGAAAATGAAAGTGACGCACGTCAAGCAATCACTTATTTGAAACAGCAAAAAGGTGGCCGAGCAACGTTTCTACCACTGACGACGATCAAACCTCGCCAACTACCCGCGCATATATTTGCTCAAGCGCAAACAGTTGAAGGTTTTATCGGGATCGCGAGCGAACAAGTGACTTATCCTGAACAGATCCAAACCATCGTTCATAATTTATTAGGGACGATTCTCTTAGCGAAAGATTTAGCAAGTGCCAATGCAATCGCCCAACAGATTCGTTACCAGTATCGTGTTGTCTCATTAGAAGGAGACGTCATGAATGCCGGTGGTTCAATGACTGGTGGAGCGACTAAGCGAGGCAATCAAGGAAGTTTGTTTGCACAAAATCAAGAATTAAAACAATTGACGAGTGAGTTCCAACAAGCGGATCAGGAATTGCAGAGTCAAGAAAAGAAAGTGCAAGCATTACAACAAGAAGTAACAGTTTTAGCAGAAGAACAAGAACGCCTACGGACACAAGGCGAACAGTTACGCTTTGAAGAACAAGAAGTAGCCAATCAGCGGCAAAATGTAGCTAACGAATTAACTCGTTTTGAAAAAGAGCAACAAATCTCAAGCTATGAAACACGAGAATTGCAACAATTCATGGAGAACTACCAAAAACAACAAAAAGAGCTTTTGACCAAACAGCAAGAACTTGAAGTCCAACGTCAAGAGATCGATACTGAAATCAGTTCATTGAGTCAAGAAAGTGACAAAATGGAAGAACGCCGTGCGCAGATCCAAGAAAAACAAGCGCAAGAACAAGCGTCACTAGCAGTGTTGAAAGAACAATACAATCACTTGCAGATCCAATTACGTGGCGCACGCGTACAAAAAAATGAAGCATTAGCCAAACAAGAAGGATTGGAACAGCAACTACACGCATTAACTGCGGATTTTTCTGATCATGAACTGACAGAAGAGAGTTTAGATCAACGAATCACTGACCTAGCCGCAGAAAGAGATCGCCTAAAAGCTTCTCTGGAAGAAGCAAAAGTGACACGTGAAGAAATGCAAACAGCAATCGATGCACTAGATACCGAACTGTTAGCTGAAAACCGCAAGCAAAAAGGGCTTTTAACAGAGCAATCACAATTAGAGGTACAAAAGAATCGTGCGGAAATGATTTTGGACAATCATTTGAATTACTTGCAAACTGAGTACCAGATGAATTATGAAAAAGCTTGTGAAGCTTATGAAGAAACGACGGATGTAGCAAATAGCCGAGTAGAAGTTGCTTCGTTGAAACAACAAATCGATCGTTTAGGACCGGTGAATCTTAATGCGATCGAACAGTACGAACAAGTCAATGAACGCCATACTTTCCTGGCTGCACAACGTGATGATTTATTATCAGCGAAAGACCAATTATTTGAAACGATGGATGAAATGGACGATGAGGTACGGACCCGCTTTAAAGAAGTGTTTGAAGCGATTCGTCAAGAATTCAAAATCGTTTTTCCAAATATGTTTGGTGGTGGACACGCAGAGCTTGTATTGACTGATCCAACTGATTTGTTGCAGACAGGGATTGAGATCGAGGTACAACCACCAGGGAAAAAACTACAAAGTTTAAGCCTGCTTTCTGGAGGCGAACGAGCCTTGACTGCGATTGCCTTGCTCTTTTCAATCATTCGCGTTTGTCCAGTACCGTTTTGTATTTTGGATGAGGTCGAGGCAGCGTTAGATGAAGCCAATGTCAAACGCTTTGGTCGTTACCTCAGCGAGTTTCAAGATGATACACAGTTTATTGTGGTCACCCATCGTAAAGGGACGATGGTAGCTGCGAATGTCTTGTATGGTGTGACGATGCAAGAGTCTGGGGTTTCAAAAATCGTCTCTGTCCGCATGGAAGATATCAATGAAGAAGGAAGAATGAGCGAAACGAAAGTGTAG
- a CDS encoding Cof-type HAD-IIB family hydrolase gives MIKLIAIDLDGTLLNEEKKISPENKEALTKAKAQGVKIVLCTGRPLAAMAHYLQELGLVEEGDYSITFNGGLVQKNDTGEIIEKKAMAVSDIHRLYALSQELDLPLDVLSDNVVLQLPSAPRKQSLYNVLNNLLQFQPAELADITDEFVLNKAVIAYEQDELDAKIKEIPSAYYDSYEVIKTRNVLLEFMPKGVTKAYGISLLAKDLGLERSEIMAIGDEENDLPMIEYAGLGVAMENAVPFVKEAADHVTASNIEHGVAQAIKQFVLK, from the coding sequence ATGATCAAATTAATCGCTATCGATTTAGATGGAACATTATTGAATGAAGAAAAGAAAATCTCGCCTGAGAATAAAGAGGCGTTGACTAAAGCAAAAGCCCAAGGCGTAAAAATCGTCTTATGTACGGGGCGCCCATTAGCTGCGATGGCCCATTATTTACAAGAACTAGGCTTAGTAGAAGAAGGCGATTATAGCATTACCTTCAATGGTGGCTTAGTCCAAAAGAACGATACAGGTGAAATCATCGAGAAAAAAGCGATGGCTGTTTCGGATATCCACCGACTTTATGCGTTGAGCCAAGAGCTAGACTTGCCATTGGACGTTTTGTCGGATAATGTCGTTTTGCAATTACCGAGTGCGCCCAGAAAACAATCATTGTACAATGTTTTAAACAACTTATTGCAATTCCAACCAGCAGAACTAGCTGATATCACGGATGAGTTTGTGTTGAATAAAGCAGTCATTGCCTATGAGCAAGACGAACTAGATGCAAAAATCAAGGAAATCCCAAGCGCTTATTATGATTCGTATGAAGTGATCAAAACGCGCAACGTTTTATTAGAGTTTATGCCAAAAGGTGTGACTAAGGCGTATGGTATTTCTTTACTGGCAAAAGATTTAGGTCTTGAACGTAGTGAGATCATGGCAATCGGAGATGAAGAAAACGATCTGCCAATGATCGAATACGCAGGGCTGGGTGTTGCGATGGAAAATGCGGTACCTTTTGTCAAAGAAGCGGCTGATCATGTTACGGCAAGTAATATCGAACATGGGGTAGCACAAGCAATCAAACAATTTGTTTTAAAGTAA
- the ftsY gene encoding signal recognition particle-docking protein FtsY — MGFFDKIKRAFTGEEAPEEVEVQEKYDKGLEKTRKTFGERMNELFANFRTVDEDFFEELEETLIGADVGFETAIKITEALRQEVKLRNAKKPAEIQNAIIEKLVELYEQEGIDEVNTLNLQEEGLTVILFVGVNGVGKTTSIGKLAHQYKTEGKKVLLAAADTFRAGAIDQLVVWGDRAEVEVVRGNAGGDPAAVVYDAIEKAKEQQADILLVDTAGRLQNKVNLMNELEKIKRVIQRELPEAPHEILLVLDATTGQNAMVQAKQFKETTDVTGLVLTKLDGTAKGGIVLAIRNELHLPVKLVGLGEGIDDLEAFDPNDFVIGLFKGLLKEE; from the coding sequence ATGGGATTTTTTGATAAGATCAAACGAGCCTTTACTGGTGAAGAAGCACCAGAAGAAGTTGAAGTACAAGAGAAATATGACAAGGGTCTAGAAAAGACCCGTAAAACGTTCGGTGAACGAATGAATGAGCTGTTTGCAAACTTCCGTACAGTCGATGAAGATTTCTTCGAAGAATTGGAAGAAACATTGATCGGTGCGGACGTCGGATTTGAAACAGCCATCAAGATCACTGAAGCCTTACGCCAAGAAGTGAAGCTAAGAAACGCCAAGAAACCGGCAGAGATCCAAAATGCAATCATTGAAAAATTAGTGGAGCTTTATGAGCAAGAAGGAATCGATGAAGTCAACACGCTGAATCTCCAAGAAGAAGGTCTAACAGTGATCCTCTTTGTTGGTGTAAATGGTGTAGGAAAAACCACAAGTATCGGAAAACTAGCGCATCAATACAAAACAGAAGGCAAAAAGGTATTGTTAGCGGCAGCAGATACATTTCGTGCGGGGGCGATCGACCAATTAGTTGTTTGGGGCGACCGTGCGGAAGTCGAAGTAGTTAGAGGAAATGCCGGTGGCGATCCTGCAGCAGTCGTGTACGATGCCATTGAAAAAGCCAAAGAACAGCAAGCGGATATCTTACTCGTCGATACAGCTGGGCGTCTGCAAAACAAAGTCAATTTGATGAACGAATTAGAAAAAATCAAGCGAGTGATCCAACGAGAACTACCAGAAGCACCACATGAGATTTTACTCGTGTTGGATGCGACGACGGGTCAAAATGCCATGGTCCAAGCGAAACAGTTCAAAGAAACGACAGATGTAACGGGGTTAGTTTTAACGAAATTAGACGGTACAGCCAAAGGTGGGATCGTCTTAGCCATTCGTAATGAATTGCACTTGCCGGTGAAATTAGTTGGTCTAGGTGAAGGAATCGATGATCTAGAAGCCTTCGATCCAAATGATTTTGTGATTGGCTTATTCAAAGGCCTATTGAAAGAAGAATAG